In one window of Cytophagaceae bacterium ABcell3 DNA:
- a CDS encoding dihydroorotase has protein sequence MGSILIVNANIVNEGKVTQGDLLVKNGRIEKIGKNISENADKTIDAAGKYLIPGIIDDQVHFREPGLTNKAEIYTESRAAVAGGVTSFMEMPNTVPNVLTQELLENKYAIAAEKSIANYSFFMGASNDNLEEVLKTDAKNVCGIKVFMGSSTGNMLVDNEKTLEGIFSRCPMLIATHCEDEETIRKNSALYKEKYGDSMPISMHPEIRSVEACYKSSSMAVGLAKKYGARLHVLHISTADELELFDNKLPLKDKKITAEVCVHHLWFSKDDYDQYGTYIKWNPAVKESKHKKALLQALKDDILDIVATDHAPHTKEEKNQNYWKAPSGGPLVQHSFNIMYEFCRKGELSIERLVEKMCHAPATMFDIKKRGFIREGYFADLALVDTNSQWKVSKENLLYKCGWSPLEGQSFTSKVTHTIVSGNLVWENDKIIEGSLGQRLTFDR, from the coding sequence ATGGGATCTATACTTATTGTCAATGCAAATATAGTCAATGAAGGAAAAGTAACTCAGGGAGACCTACTAGTAAAAAACGGACGTATAGAAAAAATCGGAAAAAATATTTCTGAAAATGCAGATAAGACAATAGATGCCGCAGGCAAATACCTAATCCCAGGCATCATAGATGACCAGGTGCATTTTAGAGAACCTGGCCTAACAAATAAAGCTGAAATATATACCGAATCAAGGGCAGCAGTGGCAGGAGGCGTGACATCCTTTATGGAAATGCCCAATACAGTCCCTAATGTGCTGACACAAGAGCTGCTGGAAAACAAATATGCCATAGCGGCAGAAAAATCCATTGCCAACTATTCCTTCTTCATGGGGGCATCCAACGACAATCTAGAAGAAGTCTTAAAAACGGATGCCAAAAACGTATGCGGAATAAAAGTTTTCATGGGCTCCTCTACTGGCAATATGCTGGTCGATAACGAGAAGACACTAGAAGGTATTTTTAGCCGCTGCCCTATGCTTATTGCTACCCACTGTGAAGACGAAGAAACGATTCGTAAAAACTCAGCCCTGTACAAAGAAAAATATGGCGACAGCATGCCAATTTCTATGCACCCTGAAATCAGAAGTGTAGAAGCTTGCTATAAATCTAGCTCTATGGCTGTGGGGCTGGCCAAAAAATATGGCGCCAGACTGCATGTCCTACATATTTCTACAGCAGACGAGCTAGAACTATTTGACAACAAACTTCCGCTAAAAGACAAAAAAATCACCGCTGAGGTTTGCGTACACCACCTATGGTTTAGCAAAGACGATTATGACCAATATGGCACTTACATCAAATGGAATCCTGCGGTAAAAGAAAGCAAACACAAAAAAGCGCTATTACAGGCCCTAAAAGACGACATTCTCGATATCGTCGCCACGGATCATGCCCCACATACCAAAGAAGAGAAAAATCAAAATTACTGGAAAGCGCCTTCTGGAGGACCTCTTGTGCAGCATAGTTTCAATATCATGTATGAGTTTTGCCGGAAAGGCGAACTCTCCATAGAACGATTGGTAGAAAAAATGTGCCATGCACCAGCCACTATGTTTGATATTAAAAAAAGAGGTTTTATCAGAGAAGGATATTTTGCAGACCTGGCCTTAGTAGATACCAATAGCCAATGGAAGGTAAGCAAAGAAAACCTATTATATAAGTGTGGCTGGTCTCCACTTGAAGGTCAAAGCTTTACATCTAAAGTAACACACACCATAGTTTCAGGAAACCTGGTATGGGAAAATGATAAAATAATAGAAGGGAGCCTCGGCCAAAGACTTACATTTGACAGATAA
- a CDS encoding response regulator, whose translation MMYKSFLLIDDDPINNFINSKLIKKLNLTEQIFVLDNGEEGIRFLLNTVKNELPDVILLDINMPAMNGFEFLELFGSLNISGKEHIKIFMLTSSLNPQDMQRVKHFQVHGYIQKPLTPEKLLNALGDEAKIEK comes from the coding sequence ATGATGTATAAAAGTTTTCTACTGATTGACGACGATCCTATCAATAACTTTATTAATTCTAAGTTAATTAAGAAACTTAACCTGACAGAGCAAATTTTTGTTCTGGACAATGGTGAGGAAGGGATTCGTTTTTTGTTAAATACTGTAAAAAATGAACTTCCTGATGTTATTCTCCTGGATATTAATATGCCAGCGATGAATGGGTTTGAGTTTTTGGAATTGTTCGGAAGCTTAAATATTTCAGGAAAGGAGCATATCAAGATTTTTATGCTTACAAGTTCTTTAAATCCTCAGGATATGCAACGGGTTAAGCATTTTCAAGTTCATGGTTACATCCAAAAGCCCCTAACGCCGGAAAAACTATTGAATGCTTTAGGTGATGAAGCCAAAATAGAAAAATAA